The following proteins are encoded in a genomic region of Oscillospiraceae bacterium:
- a CDS encoding L-rhamnose isomerase, protein MNTDELEKKLREAANEIAAFVKDGTYEAKIYGAYKLAKDTYSAIGVDTDAAIAKLDSVDLSLHCWQGDDVSGFEHEDTALTGGIMATGNYPGKARTSEQLFTDLEKTMSMIPGPKKVNVHANYITSKQKPDRDKIEPENYSGWADWAVANKVGLDFNSTFFSHPKADSGYTLASADEGIRSFWIEHAIRSRRVGEYFGRRTGKLCVVNHWIPDGCKDNPIDKMGPRERLIDSFDRIFREHLNTAYTKDSVESKLFGIGSEAYVPGSHEFYMGYALSRKNTMVTLDTGHFHPTESIAQKLSALLCFMPEVLLHVSRPIRWDSDHVVIMDDELRALMSEIVRCNALSRTYIATDYFDASINRLAAWIVGARNTKKMLLSALLEPVADLKSAELAGDNTSRLALTEEYKSYPLGAVWDYYCLTRNVPVRGSWLAEVKKYEADVLAKR, encoded by the coding sequence ATGAACACAGACGAACTTGAAAAGAAACTGCGCGAGGCGGCCAACGAAATCGCCGCTTTCGTCAAAGACGGCACCTATGAGGCCAAAATCTACGGCGCGTATAAACTGGCGAAGGATACCTATTCCGCCATCGGCGTCGACACCGACGCTGCGATCGCGAAACTCGATTCGGTCGATCTCTCCCTGCACTGCTGGCAGGGCGACGACGTTTCCGGCTTTGAGCATGAGGACACCGCGCTGACCGGCGGCATTATGGCGACCGGAAATTATCCCGGCAAAGCCCGCACCTCCGAACAGCTTTTTACAGACCTTGAAAAGACGATGTCGATGATCCCGGGCCCGAAAAAGGTCAACGTCCACGCCAACTATATCACCTCCAAACAAAAACCCGACCGCGACAAGATCGAACCGGAGAACTATTCCGGCTGGGCCGACTGGGCCGTCGCCAACAAGGTGGGTTTGGATTTTAACTCGACTTTCTTCTCTCACCCGAAAGCCGACAGCGGCTATACGCTGGCCTCCGCCGACGAGGGCATCCGCAGCTTCTGGATCGAGCATGCCATCCGCAGCCGCCGCGTGGGCGAATATTTCGGCCGCAGAACCGGCAAGCTCTGCGTCGTCAACCACTGGATCCCCGACGGCTGCAAGGACAACCCCATCGACAAAATGGGCCCGCGCGAGCGTTTGATCGACTCTTTTGACCGCATCTTCCGCGAACATCTGAACACGGCTTACACCAAGGACTCGGTCGAATCGAAACTTTTCGGCATCGGCAGCGAGGCCTATGTCCCCGGCTCTCATGAATTCTATATGGGCTACGCCCTTTCGCGCAAAAACACCATGGTCACGCTCGACACCGGGCATTTCCATCCGACCGAATCGATCGCGCAGAAGCTCTCGGCGCTGCTTTGCTTTATGCCCGAAGTGCTGCTGCACGTCTCGCGCCCCATCCGCTGGGACTCCGACCACGTGGTCATCATGGACGACGAACTTCGCGCGTTGATGAGCGAGATCGTGCGCTGCAACGCGCTTTCCCGCACCTATATCGCGACCGACTATTTCGACGCGTCCATCAACCGCCTCGCCGCCTGGATTGTCGGCGCGCGCAACACCAAGAAGATGCTGCTCTCCGCCCTGCTCGAACCGGTCGCCGATCTGAAGTCCGCGGAACTCGCGGGCGACAACACTTCGCGGCTGGCGCTGACCGAAGAATATAAGTCCTATCCGCTCGGCGCGGTTTGGGATTATTACTGCCTGACACGCAATGTGCCGGTGCGCGGCTCATGGCTTGCCGAAGTCAAGAAATACGAAGCCGATGTGCTGGCGAAAAGATAA
- a CDS encoding sialidase family protein produces the protein MQKFTVSRDDRYYQAFPDAVLFKDTLYCVFTRTTHHGDRTDSRIMLTKSADRGRSWSEPKVLLGESDHEVKSGFFNCARISVVNGGLAVITDRIFGLENEDKSENFVLFSKDGENWSEPKGTGCGGIVPDKLLEYRGKLFLSAHRKEGGWLRQFLWISENGGTTWGDRITLAAVDGLNLCEASILPLGDDLIAFMRENSFLGYDCKKAVSHDGGKTWGKVTDFPLPGCHRPVSGVLKSGNILITHRFLQGGNGWLGHWTQNFFAGLTDRDSVLAEERGKCATRIMPIDYDRSPVSDIGYSGWVQFNDGEIYIVYYLVDDAPKGQIRGCSLYERDFIIKQ, from the coding sequence ATGCAGAAATTTACCGTCAGCCGCGATGATCGCTATTACCAGGCGTTTCCCGACGCGGTGCTGTTCAAAGATACGCTTTACTGCGTCTTTACCCGTACGACCCACCACGGCGACCGGACCGATTCGCGCATAATGCTCACAAAGAGCGCCGACCGGGGCCGAAGTTGGAGTGAACCGAAGGTACTGCTCGGCGAAAGCGATCACGAAGTCAAAAGCGGGTTTTTCAACTGCGCGCGCATCTCGGTTGTGAACGGCGGGCTTGCTGTCATCACCGACCGGATTTTCGGCCTTGAAAACGAAGACAAGTCGGAAAACTTTGTTCTTTTTTCAAAGGACGGGGAAAACTGGAGTGAGCCGAAGGGTACCGGCTGCGGCGGCATCGTGCCGGATAAGCTGCTGGAGTATCGGGGAAAACTGTTCTTATCCGCGCACCGGAAAGAAGGCGGCTGGCTGCGGCAATTTTTATGGATCAGCGAAAACGGCGGCACGACCTGGGGCGACCGTATCACGCTGGCCGCGGTAGACGGGCTGAATCTCTGCGAGGCCTCGATTTTACCGCTCGGGGATGATTTAATTGCTTTTATGCGTGAAAATTCGTTCCTCGGGTATGACTGCAAAAAAGCCGTCTCACACGACGGCGGCAAGACCTGGGGCAAGGTCACGGACTTTCCGCTGCCCGGCTGCCACCGGCCCGTCTCCGGCGTCTTAAAGAGCGGAAATATCCTGATCACGCACCGGTTTTTACAGGGCGGAAACGGCTGGCTCGGGCACTGGACTCAAAACTTTTTCGCGGGACTGACCGACAGGGACTCCGTTTTGGCAGAAGAACGCGGCAAATGCGCGACCCGCATCATGCCGATCGATTATGACCGAAGCCCCGTTTCCGACATCGGGTATTCGGGCTGGGTGCAGTTCAATGACGGCGAAATCTACATCGTCTATTATCTCGTGGACGATGCCCCGAAAGGTCAAATCCGGGGCTGCTCGTTATATGAGCGTGATTTTATCATAAAACAGTAA
- a CDS encoding rhamnulokinase family protein: MAKKVLAFDFGASSGRAVIGSLTDGKITLEEIHRFSNDPVTVNGTLYWDFLRLYHEILQGISKAVIGGHEFDSVGIDTWGVDFGLLDKNGKLLENVIHYRDSRTDGIPDEVFKITGKKPLYYRTGIQFMWFNTIFQLYSLAKHRPELLKHAKTLLLIPDLLCYFLTGNKTNEFTMASTTQLLNSETGGWDKKLLKKLGIPSDIFAPLVEPGTPKGVLNGDVCKQTGCKPVKVCAVAEHDTGSAVLAVPAAKDEKFAFISCGTWSLLGAELPKPLISDATYELNYSNEGGVNRTARFLKNIMGLWLMQECRNQWNREGRNLSFKDIDNYTAQSKPLSRFVNPDDEMFKTPGDMPARIRQYCERTNQPLPEGIGDYSRCITESLAMAYRYATANLEKLLGYPLDVIHLVGGGVKDKLLCQFAANALGRPVVAGPIEATGIGNVCMQLIAEGEFKDVHEARDCIAKSFDVVTYRPIDTAVWNEAYQRYLGVCGLKE, translated from the coding sequence ATGGCCAAAAAGGTTCTCGCATTCGATTTCGGCGCGTCGAGCGGACGGGCCGTCATCGGCTCTCTGACCGACGGTAAAATAACCCTCGAGGAGATCCATCGTTTTTCAAACGATCCCGTCACCGTAAACGGTACGTTATATTGGGATTTTCTGCGGCTTTATCACGAGATTTTGCAGGGCATTTCAAAAGCGGTCATCGGGGGACACGAGTTTGACTCTGTCGGCATCGATACCTGGGGCGTCGATTTCGGACTGCTCGACAAAAACGGCAAACTGCTTGAAAACGTGATACACTACCGCGACTCCCGTACCGACGGCATCCCCGACGAGGTCTTTAAAATCACCGGCAAAAAGCCGCTTTATTACCGGACGGGCATCCAGTTTATGTGGTTCAACACGATTTTTCAACTCTATTCTCTTGCCAAACACCGCCCTGAACTGCTTAAACACGCAAAAACGCTGCTGCTGATTCCCGATCTGCTGTGCTATTTCTTAACAGGCAATAAAACCAACGAGTTTACGATGGCCTCCACCACTCAGCTGCTGAATTCGGAAACCGGCGGCTGGGATAAAAAACTGCTGAAAAAGCTGGGGATCCCTTCGGATATTTTCGCGCCGCTCGTCGAACCGGGCACTCCGAAAGGCGTATTGAACGGGGACGTCTGCAAGCAGACCGGCTGTAAACCCGTCAAGGTCTGCGCCGTCGCGGAACACGATACCGGTTCGGCCGTCCTTGCCGTCCCGGCGGCGAAAGATGAGAAATTCGCCTTTATCTCCTGCGGAACCTGGTCCCTGCTCGGTGCGGAACTGCCCAAACCGCTCATCTCCGACGCCACTTACGAACTCAACTATTCCAACGAGGGCGGCGTCAACCGCACCGCCCGGTTTTTGAAAAATATCATGGGCCTTTGGCTGATGCAGGAATGCCGAAACCAATGGAACCGTGAGGGCCGCAATCTCTCGTTTAAGGATATTGATAACTATACGGCGCAGTCAAAACCGCTTTCTCGTTTTGTCAACCCCGACGACGAGATGTTCAAGACCCCCGGCGACATGCCCGCGCGGATCAGACAATATTGCGAGCGCACAAACCAACCGCTGCCCGAGGGCATCGGAGATTATTCCCGCTGCATCACCGAATCGCTGGCGATGGCTTACCGTTACGCCACGGCGAATCTTGAAAAATTGCTCGGTTATCCGCTCGACGTCATCCATCTGGTCGGCGGCGGCGTCAAAGACAAACTGCTGTGCCAGTTCGCCGCGAACGCGCTCGGCAGGCCGGTCGTCGCGGGCCCGATTGAGGCCACGGGAATCGGCAATGTCTGCATGCAGCTGATCGCGGAGGGCGAATTCAAAGATGTGCATGAGGCGCGCGATTGCATTGCCAAATCGTTTGACGTAGTCACCTACCGGCCCATCGACACGGCGGTCTGGAACGAAGCGTATCAGCGCTATCTGGGCGTCTGCGGATTGAAGGAATAA
- the mnmE gene encoding tRNA uridine-5-carboxymethylaminomethyl(34) synthesis GTPase MnmE: MKTDHGNTIAAISTPLAAGGIAMIRISGEKAIEIAQKIFIPAGKPLNELNGYSAAYGHFTDNGETFDDGVAVIYKAPHSYTGENVSELCCHGGVFLAQKVLKTAVEAGACPAQPGEFTRRAFENGKLSLTQAESVVNLISAVGDSALKEANAAKSGALAKKIDLVKTDCINAAADVAAFLEYPDEDVPAPVGVKEKLVSAIGRCEELIRNFDNGQVWREGLKTVIAGKPNVGKSAIMNLLAGCPRCLVTAAEGTTRDVVTESVRLGSVLLNLADTAGIRLSDDEIERLGIEKTKSELETAQLVLAVFDGAQKLDGRDREVIRLCKELKTVCVINKNDLPQIIEQNKLENEFKTIVNISAFDENAVKILEEAIKSEIGAAQPQEGIFNVRQRDCLKRAKTELEKTLCDLTAGITADATQIGIEAAISALCELTGENVPETLIDEIFSRFCLGK, translated from the coding sequence GTGAAAACGGACCACGGCAATACCATCGCTGCAATCTCAACGCCGCTCGCAGCCGGCGGCATCGCCATGATCCGGATCTCCGGTGAAAAAGCGATTGAAATCGCGCAAAAGATATTCATTCCCGCGGGGAAACCTCTGAACGAACTGAACGGATACAGCGCCGCGTACGGGCATTTCACCGATAACGGCGAAACCTTTGACGACGGCGTCGCCGTCATTTATAAAGCGCCTCACAGTTACACCGGAGAAAACGTCTCCGAGCTCTGCTGCCACGGCGGCGTCTTTCTGGCTCAAAAAGTCCTGAAAACCGCAGTTGAAGCCGGCGCTTGCCCCGCGCAGCCCGGCGAATTCACGCGCCGCGCTTTCGAAAACGGCAAGCTCTCGCTGACGCAGGCCGAGAGCGTGGTGAACCTGATCAGCGCGGTCGGCGATTCTGCGCTCAAAGAGGCGAATGCCGCGAAAAGCGGCGCGCTCGCGAAAAAAATCGATTTAGTCAAAACCGACTGCATCAACGCGGCAGCCGACGTCGCCGCCTTTTTGGAGTATCCGGACGAAGACGTTCCGGCGCCCGTCGGCGTGAAAGAAAAACTCGTCTCCGCAATCGGCAGGTGCGAAGAACTCATTCGAAATTTCGACAACGGGCAGGTTTGGCGCGAAGGCCTGAAAACCGTGATCGCCGGAAAGCCCAACGTCGGAAAATCCGCGATCATGAATTTGTTGGCCGGATGCCCGCGCTGCCTCGTGACCGCCGCCGAGGGCACGACCCGCGACGTGGTCACCGAAAGCGTGCGGCTCGGCAGCGTTTTATTGAACCTTGCCGACACCGCAGGAATCCGCCTGAGCGACGATGAGATCGAGCGGCTCGGCATCGAAAAGACCAAAAGCGAGCTGGAAACGGCGCAGCTGGTTTTGGCGGTGTTCGACGGCGCCCAAAAACTCGACGGCCGCGACCGCGAAGTCATCAGACTCTGCAAAGAGCTGAAAACCGTCTGCGTCATCAACAAAAACGATCTGCCCCAGATCATCGAGCAAAACAAGCTTGAAAACGAATTTAAAACGATTGTGAATATCAGCGCGTTCGATGAAAACGCCGTGAAAATACTCGAAGAAGCGATTAAAAGCGAGATCGGCGCGGCACAACCGCAGGAAGGGATTTTTAACGTCCGCCAGCGCGACTGCCTGAAACGAGCCAAAACCGAATTGGAAAAAACCCTGTGTGATCTGACAGCGGGCATCACAGCCGACGCAACCCAGATCGGGATCGAAGCCGCAATCTCGGCGCTGTGCGAACTGACCGGAGAAAATGTTCCGGAGACGCTGATCGACGAGATCTTTTCGCGATTTTGCCTCGGAAAGTGA
- the mnmG gene encoding tRNA uridine-5-carboxymethylaminomethyl(34) synthesis enzyme MnmG yields the protein MIEYHAGKIDVAVVGAGHAGIEAALAAARLGCETVLFTLNLDAVANMPCNPSIGGTGKGQLVRELDALGGQMGKSADEVCLQSRMLNLGKGPAVRSLRMQSDRPRYKTLMKKIIEQQPRLQLVQAEITAVEYTEDNHLILKTGLGAIYHTKSVVIAAGTYLKGKIHIGEVNYEAGPDNMRAASGLSDSLKTLGIRMLRFKTGTPARADGKSIDYNALERQEGDRPPEAFSYDTDPAALRNDFPCYIAWTNEKTHEIIRKNLHRSPLYGGVIEGIGPRYCPSIEDKVVRFADKTRHQIFIEPTAAESCEVYIQGMSSSLPEEVQLEFLRTIKGFEHIKIMRTAYAIEYDCCDPIQLAPTLEFKDFPGIFGAGQFNGTSGYEEAAVQGFVAGVNAANKILGKPEFILSRENSYIGTLIDDIVTKGVVDPYRMMTSRCEYRLVVRQDNADLRMTPLGRELGLIDDDRWARFLKKKEQLESERRRVRETTIKHSPELNALLEQTGSLPLSGGIRLSELLKRPQISYADLAPFDPSRPLLPEDIGNEIDIEYKYEGYIRIQQERIEELRRIAVKKLPPDVDYKTVGGLRLEAKEKLNKIKPRDLGQASRISGVTPADLAVLSVWLVKQSKEANSFQKDLAVERADEK from the coding sequence ATGATCGAATATCATGCCGGAAAAATTGATGTTGCCGTCGTCGGCGCGGGGCATGCGGGAATCGAAGCGGCGCTCGCGGCGGCCCGGCTTGGCTGCGAGACGGTTTTGTTCACTCTGAATCTCGACGCGGTCGCGAACATGCCCTGCAATCCGTCCATCGGCGGCACGGGCAAGGGACAGCTTGTGCGCGAACTCGACGCGCTGGGCGGGCAGATGGGCAAATCCGCCGACGAGGTCTGTCTGCAGAGCCGCATGCTCAATCTCGGAAAAGGGCCCGCGGTGCGCAGTTTGCGCATGCAAAGCGACCGGCCGCGCTATAAGACGCTGATGAAAAAAATCATCGAGCAGCAGCCCCGTCTTCAGCTCGTGCAGGCAGAGATCACAGCCGTCGAATATACTGAAGACAATCACCTGATCCTTAAGACCGGGCTCGGCGCAATATACCATACTAAATCGGTAGTCATTGCGGCCGGCACCTATTTGAAAGGGAAAATCCACATCGGCGAAGTGAATTACGAAGCCGGGCCGGACAATATGCGCGCCGCGTCCGGACTCTCCGATTCGCTCAAAACCCTCGGCATCCGGATGCTGCGTTTCAAGACCGGAACTCCTGCGAGAGCCGACGGAAAGAGCATCGATTATAACGCCCTGGAGCGGCAGGAGGGCGACAGACCGCCCGAGGCCTTTTCTTATGATACCGATCCGGCTGCGCTGAGAAACGATTTTCCTTGTTATATCGCCTGGACCAACGAAAAGACCCACGAGATCATCCGGAAAAATCTGCACCGTTCTCCTTTATACGGCGGCGTGATTGAAGGCATCGGCCCGCGCTATTGCCCGAGCATTGAGGACAAAGTCGTCCGGTTCGCCGACAAGACGCGCCATCAGATCTTTATCGAACCGACCGCCGCCGAAAGCTGCGAAGTTTATATTCAAGGCATGTCCTCGTCGCTGCCCGAAGAAGTCCAGCTCGAATTTCTGCGCACCATCAAGGGCTTTGAGCATATCAAAATCATGCGCACCGCTTATGCCATCGAATACGACTGCTGCGACCCGATTCAACTGGCCCCGACCCTCGAATTCAAAGATTTCCCCGGCATTTTCGGCGCGGGGCAGTTTAACGGCACCAGCGGATACGAAGAAGCGGCGGTACAGGGTTTTGTCGCGGGCGTAAACGCCGCAAATAAAATTCTGGGTAAACCGGAATTTATATTATCGCGCGAGAACAGCTATATCGGTACATTGATAGACGACATCGTCACAAAAGGCGTCGTCGATCCCTACCGCATGATGACCTCGCGCTGCGAATACCGGCTTGTGGTCCGGCAGGATAACGCCGACCTGAGAATGACGCCGCTCGGGCGCGAACTCGGGTTGATCGATGACGACCGCTGGGCGCGGTTTTTAAAGAAAAAAGAGCAGCTCGAATCAGAGCGCAGGCGCGTCAGAGAGACCACGATCAAACACAGCCCCGAACTGAACGCGTTGCTTGAACAGACCGGCTCGCTGCCGCTTTCGGGCGGAATCCGGCTTTCGGAACTGCTCAAAAGGCCGCAGATTTCCTATGCCGACCTTGCGCCGTTTGACCCATCGCGCCCCTTGCTGCCCGAAGACATCGGAAACGAAATCGATATCGAATATAAATATGAGGGCTACATTCGAATCCAGCAGGAACGCATCGAAGAGCTTCGGCGCATTGCGGTCAAAAAACTGCCGCCCGACGTCGATTATAAAACCGTCGGCGGGCTCCGGCTGGAAGCAAAAGAGAAGCTCAACAAAATCAAGCCCCGCGACCTCGGACAGGCCTCGCGCATCTCCGGCGTGACGCCCGCAGATCTTGCCGTGCTTTCCGTGTGGCTCGTGAAACAAAGCAAAGAGGCAAACAGCTTCCAGAAAGATTTGGCAGTCGAAAGGGCGGACGAAAAATGA
- the rsmG gene encoding 16S rRNA (guanine(527)-N(7))-methyltransferase RsmG, giving the protein MKITGQYCAESNIEFTPQIADKLRRYSEFLTEYNQSVNLTAIKTPGEIEVRHFIDSVTLLKAAEIRGSVLDIGSGAGFPGVVLKLFRPEIRLTLLDSNGKKAKFLELLCRELGIDAEVLLGRAEDLGGSSENREAFDLVSARAVAELNVLCEYCIPFVKPGGTFAAMKGAAWKEELDGAHNAIKILGGKYRETKEFTLPDGSRRGIILIEKISQTPTNYPRIGAKISKKPL; this is encoded by the coding sequence ATGAAAATCACCGGGCAATACTGCGCGGAAAGCAATATCGAATTCACGCCTCAGATCGCGGATAAACTTCGCCGTTACAGCGAATTTCTGACAGAATACAATCAATCCGTAAATTTGACCGCCATCAAAACGCCCGGGGAGATCGAAGTCAGGCACTTCATCGATTCCGTGACGCTGCTCAAAGCGGCAGAAATCCGAGGCAGCGTTCTGGACATCGGAAGCGGCGCGGGTTTTCCGGGTGTGGTACTCAAATTATTCCGGCCCGAAATCCGATTGACACTGCTCGACAGCAACGGCAAGAAAGCGAAATTTCTTGAACTCCTCTGCCGGGAACTCGGCATAGACGCCGAAGTTTTGCTCGGCCGCGCCGAAGACCTCGGCGGCTCATCGGAAAATCGGGAAGCTTTTGATCTGGTCAGCGCCAGAGCTGTCGCCGAATTGAATGTTTTATGCGAATACTGCATCCCGTTTGTCAAACCGGGCGGCACCTTTGCGGCGATGAAAGGCGCGGCCTGGAAGGAGGAGCTTGACGGCGCGCATAACGCGATTAAGATCCTCGGCGGGAAATATCGGGAGACCAAAGAATTCACTTTGCCGGACGGCAGCCGAAGGGGAATCATTTTGATTGAAAAAATATCGCAGACCCCGACAAATTACCCCCGCATCGGCGCAAAAATCTCAAAAAAGCCGCTGTGA
- a CDS encoding ParB/RepB/Spo0J family partition protein has protein sequence MQKQRYAMIETYKITPNPLQPRRHFDPDKLRNLAESISRNGLIQPISVRKTQQGYVLIAGERRLRASKLAGVGKIPCVLVDTDEVGSGVMALLENLQREDLNFFEEADGIRALIEHGGLSQAEAGRLLGKTQPTVANKIRLLLLDDAVRSSILSAGLTERHARALLCVEPDLRPKVLRQVIERGLNVAQTEELISRLNEEHPKRMVRGAPKDLRLFNNSIKNAVGSLNRCGIESRFSMNEFEDRVEYVIWVKKS, from the coding sequence ATGCAAAAACAGAGATATGCCATGATAGAGACCTATAAAATCACGCCGAATCCGCTGCAGCCGAGGCGCCACTTCGACCCCGACAAGCTCCGCAATCTGGCGGAAAGTATTTCCCGGAACGGACTCATCCAACCGATCTCGGTTCGGAAGACCCAGCAGGGATATGTATTGATTGCGGGAGAGCGCAGGCTGCGCGCTTCCAAGCTCGCCGGAGTCGGAAAAATCCCGTGCGTGCTCGTCGATACCGATGAAGTCGGAAGCGGCGTGATGGCGCTGCTTGAAAACCTGCAGCGGGAAGATCTGAACTTTTTTGAAGAGGCGGACGGGATTCGGGCACTCATCGAACACGGGGGTTTGTCCCAGGCGGAAGCGGGGCGGCTGCTCGGAAAAACCCAGCCGACCGTTGCCAATAAAATTCGGCTGCTGCTTCTGGACGATGCCGTTCGTTCTTCCATTCTTTCTGCAGGACTCACCGAACGGCATGCCCGCGCGCTGCTCTGCGTCGAGCCCGACCTGCGCCCGAAAGTTTTAAGACAGGTCATCGAGCGCGGGCTCAACGTAGCGCAGACCGAGGAATTGATCAGCCGGCTGAACGAGGAGCACCCGAAACGCATGGTACGCGGTGCGCCGAAAGACCTCCGGCTGTTTAACAATTCCATAAAAAACGCGGTAGGTTCACTCAACCGATGCGGAATCGAGTCGAGATTTTCAATGAATGAATTTGAAGACCGCGTCGAGTACGTGATATGGGTGAAAAAGAGCTGA
- a CDS encoding AAA family ATPase, which yields MEKKGKIIAIANQKGGVGKTTTAVNLAAALGAHGYSVLLCDIDPQGNATSGFGIEKRNLKGSSYDLIIGESTASEVILKTKFKGVSVIPVGMELAGAEVELVEVENRESRLKMAVSGQRDKFDYIFFDCPPSLGLLTLNGLCAADTVLVPIQCEYYALEGLSQLMNTIRQVKRRYNENIDIEGVLLTMFDGRLNLTMQVVEEIKKYFPQKVYSTTIPRNVRVSEAPSYGEPIMYYDRFSRGAAAYEEFCKEFIKNNNMKGDAK from the coding sequence GTGGAAAAGAAGGGAAAAATTATTGCAATCGCGAACCAGAAGGGCGGGGTGGGGAAAACGACCACCGCGGTCAATCTGGCTGCGGCGCTCGGCGCGCACGGATACAGCGTGTTGTTATGCGACATCGATCCGCAGGGCAACGCGACAAGCGGTTTCGGCATTGAGAAGAGAAATTTAAAAGGCAGTTCCTATGATCTGATCATTGGCGAAAGCACGGCTTCCGAAGTTATCCTCAAGACCAAATTCAAAGGGGTCAGCGTGATTCCGGTCGGAATGGAACTCGCGGGCGCCGAAGTGGAACTTGTGGAAGTCGAAAACCGCGAGAGCCGTCTGAAAATGGCCGTCTCCGGCCAGCGCGATAAATTTGACTATATCTTTTTCGACTGCCCCCCTTCTTTGGGATTATTGACGCTGAACGGGCTCTGCGCCGCCGATACCGTTTTGGTGCCGATTCAATGCGAATACTACGCGCTTGAGGGCCTTTCGCAGCTGATGAACACGATCCGGCAGGTCAAGCGCCGTTATAACGAGAACATAGACATCGAAGGCGTTCTGCTGACGATGTTCGACGGGCGATTGAATTTGACTATGCAAGTGGTTGAAGAAATCAAGAAATACTTCCCCCAAAAGGTCTATTCCACCACGATCCCGCGCAACGTCCGCGTATCGGAGGCGCCGAGCTACGGCGAGCCGATCATGTATTATGACCGGTTTTCCCGCGGGGCGGCGGCGTATGAGGAGTTCTGCAAGGAATTCATCAAGAATAACAACATGAAAGGAGACGCGAAATGA
- a CDS encoding ParB/RepB/Spo0J family partition protein codes for MNAKKRSLGRGLDALLDDNASEESGVTMLRVSQIEPNRAQPRKDFDEQQLRELADSIKEHGVLQPLLVCEKDGGYVIVAGERRWRAARMAGLTEVPVLVRDYDDQMIAEVSLIENLQRADLNPIEEAAGYRNLIDRFGFTQESAAERVGKSRSTVANSLRLLALPESVQALLREGRLSAGHAKVLGGISDEKRCVELAKSSADGKMSVRELEKAAAAAEKPKKQTLPKVRESFYDEFEIAVKSEMGRKVRVAKAPAGDKPGCVEIEFFSKEDLSDLAAYLTGDKNKKNKKG; via the coding sequence ATGAACGCAAAAAAACGTTCCCTCGGGAGAGGGCTGGACGCGCTTCTGGATGACAACGCGTCCGAAGAAAGCGGCGTAACCATGCTTCGCGTCTCTCAGATAGAGCCGAACCGCGCGCAGCCGCGCAAAGATTTTGACGAACAGCAATTGCGGGAGCTCGCCGATTCCATCAAGGAGCACGGCGTTTTGCAGCCGCTGCTTGTCTGCGAAAAGGACGGCGGATACGTCATCGTCGCGGGCGAGCGCCGCTGGCGGGCCGCGCGGATGGCGGGACTCACCGAAGTGCCTGTTTTGGTGCGCGATTATGACGATCAGATGATCGCCGAGGTCTCGCTGATCGAAAATCTGCAGCGCGCCGACCTGAATCCGATCGAAGAAGCCGCGGGCTACCGAAATCTCATCGACCGGTTCGGGTTCACACAGGAGAGCGCCGCGGAGCGCGTGGGCAAATCGCGATCTACCGTGGCCAACTCGCTGCGGCTGCTTGCGCTGCCCGAATCCGTTCAGGCGCTGCTGCGGGAAGGCCGGCTTTCGGCGGGACACGCGAAAGTGCTCGGCGGAATCTCCGACGAAAAACGCTGCGTTGAGCTCGCGAAATCGAGCGCGGACGGAAAAATGAGCGTCAGGGAACTTGAAAAAGCCGCCGCTGCGGCCGAAAAACCGAAAAAGCAAACGCTTCCGAAAGTACGCGAGAGTTTTTACGACGAATTCGAGATCGCGGTCAAGAGCGAAATGGGCCGAAAGGTTCGGGTCGCGAAAGCTCCGGCGGGGGACAAGCCCGGCTGCGTCGAGATCGAATTTTTCTCCAAAGAGGACTTATCGGACCTCGCGGCGTACCTGACGGGTGATAAAAATAAAAAGAATAAAAAAGGTTAA